In Micromonospora purpureochromogenes, a single window of DNA contains:
- a CDS encoding suppressor of fused domain protein, whose translation MHVVGPVRAEEQSLGTDRQRRLRHAAQYQLAGPTARTRGASGRRAGLCSAYSLRSWSTPANFLQNLARYVFHSGNPFAPGHHLDLNGPISLAEPDTAIRAIAFADDPELGVIDTPHGRLRFLQIVGLTLDEYSAIERWDAEGLLAAMAPSLPLLVTDLRRGDLTDVPGVATAVEEGARRDGSSTGSLFVQEAGWRTEKSGWARRKSTTTVTIGANAAERIGRVLRARLPFGRGLLIEAQNGSVGFRPGEQVALTDAGDGFLEIQLPPAVLPELIQVLRPVAGTYHLASAPELVVEIARSQIRDQEGAVVAEVG comes from the coding sequence ATCCACGTCGTCGGTCCGGTACGGGCGGAGGAGCAGTCGCTCGGTACGGATCGGCAGCGCCGGCTCAGACATGCCGCCCAGTATCAGCTCGCCGGACCGACCGCGCGGACCCGGGGCGCGAGCGGCCGTCGCGCCGGCCTGTGCTCGGCGTACAGTCTCCGCTCATGGTCGACACCGGCCAACTTCCTGCAGAACCTCGCCCGCTACGTCTTCCACTCCGGCAACCCGTTCGCGCCCGGTCACCATCTCGACCTCAACGGCCCGATCTCACTGGCGGAGCCCGACACCGCCATCCGGGCGATAGCGTTCGCCGACGACCCCGAGCTCGGTGTGATCGACACTCCGCACGGCCGGCTCCGGTTCCTGCAGATCGTCGGGCTGACTCTCGACGAGTACTCGGCGATCGAACGCTGGGACGCCGAGGGCCTGCTCGCGGCCATGGCGCCGAGCCTGCCCCTGCTCGTCACCGACCTCCGTCGCGGCGACCTGACCGACGTACCCGGCGTCGCCACCGCCGTCGAGGAGGGCGCCCGGCGGGATGGGTCCTCCACCGGCTCGCTGTTCGTCCAGGAGGCCGGCTGGCGGACGGAGAAGAGCGGCTGGGCGCGCCGGAAGTCGACGACCACGGTGACCATCGGGGCGAACGCGGCAGAGCGCATCGGCCGGGTGCTGCGAGCGCGCCTGCCGTTCGGTCGCGGCCTGCTCATCGAGGCGCAGAACGGTAGCGTCGGATTCCGGCCCGGCGAGCAGGTCGCCCTCACCGACGCCGGCGACGGATTCCTCGAGATCCAGCTACCGCCGGCGGTGCTCCCGGAACTGATCCAGGTGCTGCGGCCGGTGGCCGGGACGTACCACCTGGCGAGCGCACCGGAGCTGGTCGTCGAGATCGCCCGGTCGCAGATCCGCGACCAGGAGGGTGCCGTCGTCGCCGAGGTCGGCTAG
- a CDS encoding GNAT family N-acetyltransferase, whose amino-acid sequence MSEPALPIRTERLLLRPYRTDDVDALLAYYSDPLVARYIPWEPWTRDFATTVVTKRLSSTGITGPESRLAVVAEHEGEVVGDVILWPADETLSRGEMGWAFHPAVSGRGFATEAVRAVIDVAFAHCGMHRVIAHVDARNEASARLCERVGMVKEAHLRRDHWTKGEWTDTLIYGLLAEQWQGSQTRPPLVARSRLTRSAIGGRPPGPSRSPRRR is encoded by the coding sequence ATGTCTGAGCCGGCGCTGCCGATCCGTACCGAGCGACTGCTCCTCCGCCCGTACCGGACCGACGACGTGGATGCCCTGCTCGCGTACTACAGCGACCCGCTCGTCGCCCGCTACATCCCGTGGGAGCCGTGGACGCGCGACTTCGCCACGACGGTGGTCACCAAGCGGCTGAGCAGCACCGGGATCACCGGGCCGGAGTCCCGTCTCGCGGTGGTGGCGGAGCACGAGGGCGAGGTCGTCGGCGATGTGATCCTGTGGCCGGCCGACGAGACGCTGTCCCGCGGCGAGATGGGATGGGCCTTCCACCCGGCGGTCTCCGGCCGCGGGTTCGCCACGGAGGCGGTCCGCGCGGTCATCGACGTGGCCTTCGCGCACTGCGGCATGCACCGGGTCATCGCCCATGTCGATGCCCGCAACGAGGCGTCGGCGCGGTTGTGTGAGCGGGTGGGCATGGTCAAAGAGGCGCACCTGCGCCGCGACCACTGGACCAAGGGCGAGTGGACGGACACCCTGATCTACGGGCTGCTCGCCGAGCAGTGGCAGGGTAGCCAGACCCGGCCGCCTCTTGTCGCCCGATCCCGGCTGACCCGCTCAGCCATCGGCGGGCGTCCTCCAGGCCCTTCTCGTTCTCCTCGTCGCCGCTGA
- a CDS encoding S1 family peptidase: protein MRITSPTRSRVARSAQLFAVTVGMVVTTALAAPTAVAASPQTYSASDLSAVNDAVQRSGVEGIAWYVDVTSARVIVTADDSVSRAEIAKIKQTAGAKAGAIRIQRASGVFTPLLSAGNAIYGGGYRCSLGFNVVSGSTYYFLTAGHCGNVANTWYTNSSLTTLIGPTVGSSFPGNDYALVRYDNTSLTHPGGFAVADAYVGESVKRTGSTTGTHSGTVTALNTSVRYVGKGGGTVSGMIQTNVCAEPGDSGGPLYDGSKALGITSGGSGDCRSGGTTFYQPVREAANAYGVTVY, encoded by the coding sequence GTGAGGATCACCAGCCCAACCCGCAGTCGCGTCGCCCGATCCGCCCAACTGTTCGCCGTAACCGTCGGCATGGTCGTCACCACCGCACTCGCCGCGCCGACCGCCGTGGCGGCCTCCCCTCAGACCTACAGCGCCAGCGACCTCTCGGCGGTGAACGACGCAGTGCAACGCTCGGGCGTCGAGGGCATCGCCTGGTACGTGGACGTCACATCCGCCCGGGTCATCGTGACCGCCGACGACAGCGTCTCTCGCGCCGAGATCGCGAAGATCAAGCAGACTGCCGGCGCCAAGGCCGGTGCGATCCGGATCCAGCGGGCATCTGGCGTCTTCACCCCCCTGTTGTCCGCTGGTAACGCCATCTACGGCGGCGGCTACCGTTGCTCGCTCGGCTTCAACGTCGTCAGCGGCAGCACCTACTACTTCCTCACCGCCGGACACTGCGGGAATGTGGCCAACACCTGGTACACCAACTCCAGCCTCACCACTCTGATCGGCCCGACCGTCGGCTCCAGCTTCCCGGGCAACGACTACGCGCTGGTCCGCTACGACAACACCTCGCTCACCCACCCGGGCGGGTTCGCCGTCGCGGACGCCTATGTCGGGGAGTCGGTCAAGCGCACCGGTTCGACCACCGGCACCCACAGTGGAACCGTCACCGCGCTCAACACCTCGGTCCGCTACGTCGGTAAGGGCGGCGGCACCGTGAGCGGCATGATCCAGACCAACGTGTGCGCCGAGCCCGGCGACTCGGGCGGCCCGCTCTACGACGGCAGCAAGGCACTCGGCATCACCTCCGGGGGCAGCGGTGACTGCAGGTCCGGTGGCACCACGTTCTACCAGCCCGTACGCGAAGCGGCCAACGCATACGGCGTGACCGTCTACTGA
- a CDS encoding helix-turn-helix domain-containing protein, whose translation MSLTNPYGDVELTSPQALRALAHPVRLALLDRLQRHGPATATQLAPHVGATPSVVSWHLRHLASFGLVTDWDGATSKRERWWQAAGRGFRFTMPDDAEGQDAARQLRAEMFARSAEAPVQWSLQDEPRLDPEWRALAGLADTRFAVTADELRKLEEAIEALLAPYVRRKDGQLPDGARLVRMLRYLLPEPGDDPAAS comes from the coding sequence ATGTCTCTCACGAATCCGTACGGAGATGTGGAGCTGACCTCTCCGCAGGCGCTGCGGGCGTTGGCTCATCCGGTACGGCTGGCTTTGCTTGATCGGCTGCAGCGACACGGCCCCGCGACGGCCACCCAGCTTGCACCGCACGTCGGTGCCACGCCATCGGTCGTCAGCTGGCATCTGAGGCACCTCGCTTCCTTCGGTCTCGTCACCGACTGGGACGGGGCGACGAGTAAGCGAGAGCGGTGGTGGCAGGCGGCAGGTAGGGGCTTCCGGTTCACCATGCCCGACGATGCAGAGGGTCAGGACGCGGCGCGGCAGCTGCGCGCCGAGATGTTCGCCCGATCCGCGGAGGCGCCCGTGCAGTGGTCGCTGCAGGACGAGCCGCGGCTGGATCCGGAGTGGCGAGCCCTGGCGGGGTTGGCCGATACCCGGTTCGCCGTTACTGCTGACGAGTTGCGGAAGCTCGAAGAAGCGATCGAGGCACTGCTCGCGCCGTACGTCCGGCGTAAGGATGGCCAGTTGCCGGACGGTGCGCGGCTCGTCCGGATGCTGCGCTATCTGCTGCCTGAGCCCGGCGACGACCCGGCGGCGTCATGA
- a CDS encoding MFS transporter: MTAASTRPTAVLRDNRRFRTFWVGETISQFGDRISELALPLIAVTVLAATPAQVSILTALIWLPNLLGMFVGAWVDQRTRKRRLLIVADLVRAAVLLSLPVAYLLDVVTLTQLYLVALLTGAGAVLFNMARQAFFVALVPPSAYVEANSKLSLSRAASFVAGPALGGGLVQALTAPVAVLVDVVSFLGSALLIGRIPVAEARPAPPRSSTLGLVRDGLVLVLRHPVMRAALGCTSTVNFFTLMTNALLVLYASRELGLSAGAIGLAFGGGAVGGLAGAALAPRVSRTIGLGRTAMIGVVLFPAPLALTAFVSGPTWARIAALAAIEMVSSVGVMLMDVNLNALLTSVTPDDARGRRAGAYSAVNYGIRPVGALVGGWLGTTIGLRPTLVVAGLGGVLAVLWLLASPVRHIATIDEPTGTSPVEGRRSGSPPNPRNRPDPPPASAGPPHRDDGASSEAGSRAAAPNGP, from the coding sequence ATGACCGCCGCCAGCACGAGGCCCACGGCGGTCCTGCGCGACAATCGGCGTTTTCGAACTTTCTGGGTCGGGGAAACCATTTCCCAGTTCGGCGACCGAATCAGCGAGCTGGCCCTGCCGCTGATCGCTGTCACCGTCCTCGCCGCGACGCCCGCACAGGTCAGCATCCTCACCGCACTGATCTGGCTACCGAACCTGCTGGGCATGTTCGTCGGCGCGTGGGTGGACCAACGGACCCGCAAGCGCCGCCTGCTGATCGTGGCCGACCTGGTCCGCGCGGCGGTGCTGCTCAGCCTTCCGGTGGCCTACCTACTGGACGTGGTCACGCTGACTCAGCTCTATCTGGTGGCCCTGCTCACCGGGGCTGGCGCGGTCCTGTTCAACATGGCGCGCCAGGCGTTCTTCGTCGCTCTGGTCCCGCCGTCGGCCTACGTGGAGGCGAACAGCAAGCTGAGTCTGAGCCGTGCGGCCTCGTTCGTGGCGGGGCCGGCCCTCGGCGGCGGCCTGGTCCAGGCCCTCACCGCCCCGGTCGCGGTCCTCGTCGACGTGGTGTCCTTCCTCGGCTCCGCGCTGTTGATCGGCCGGATTCCAGTGGCCGAGGCCCGGCCGGCGCCACCGCGGTCATCGACGCTTGGCCTGGTCCGTGACGGACTCGTCCTGGTGCTGCGTCATCCGGTGATGCGCGCCGCTCTCGGCTGCACCAGCACCGTCAACTTCTTCACCCTCATGACCAACGCACTGCTCGTACTGTATGCGAGCCGCGAGCTTGGTCTGTCGGCCGGCGCTATCGGCCTCGCGTTCGGCGGCGGCGCGGTAGGTGGGCTGGCTGGTGCGGCATTGGCACCTCGGGTCTCCCGCACCATCGGGCTGGGCCGCACCGCGATGATCGGAGTGGTTCTCTTTCCTGCTCCCTTGGCGCTGACAGCGTTCGTGTCCGGGCCGACCTGGGCCCGAATCGCGGCGCTCGCGGCTATCGAGATGGTCTCCAGCGTCGGCGTGATGCTGATGGACGTCAACCTCAACGCCCTGCTCACCTCGGTCACGCCCGACGACGCGCGTGGACGGCGGGCGGGCGCGTACAGCGCCGTCAACTACGGGATCAGGCCGGTTGGAGCGCTGGTCGGCGGCTGGTTGGGCACCACCATCGGCCTGCGACCGACGCTGGTCGTCGCCGGCCTTGGCGGTGTCCTCGCCGTGCTGTGGCTACTCGCCTCGCCGGTGCGTCACATCGCCACCATCGACGAGCCGACTGGCACCTCGCCTGTTGAAGGGCGGCGGAGCGGGTCACCCCCCAACCCGCGCAACCGACCAGACCCTCCTCCTGCATCAGCTGGACCACCTCATCGGGATGACGGGGCGTCTTCCGAGGCAGGATCCCGTGCCGCTGCGCCGAATGGACCTTGA
- a CDS encoding class I SAM-dependent methyltransferase — MGSNDERDLVRRGYDALSYHYRSDDADDGPYAPWLVDLHRRLPASAAVLDLGCGCGLPVARFLADAGHHITGVDISDVQIERARRLVPTGTFLRADATRLDLPPASFDAVVCLYALIHMPLADQPRLIKRIATWLRPGGWLLTTVGNSAWTGTEDNWLDGPAAMWWSHADALTYRSWLQQGGLTIVAEDFVPEGTSGHALFWAQRRRS, encoded by the coding sequence ATGGGCAGCAACGACGAGCGTGACTTGGTCCGACGCGGGTACGACGCACTCTCTTACCACTACCGATCGGACGACGCTGACGACGGTCCGTACGCTCCGTGGCTCGTCGACTTACACCGGCGCCTACCCGCCTCAGCAGCGGTCCTCGACCTCGGATGCGGCTGTGGTTTGCCGGTCGCCCGCTTCCTCGCCGACGCTGGGCACCACATCACCGGCGTCGACATCAGCGACGTACAGATCGAGCGGGCACGCCGCCTGGTGCCGACCGGCACCTTCCTCCGCGCCGACGCCACCCGACTCGACCTGCCACCTGCCTCTTTCGACGCCGTGGTCTGCCTTTACGCTCTCATCCACATGCCCCTGGCCGACCAACCGCGGCTCATCAAGAGAATCGCCACCTGGCTACGCCCCGGCGGCTGGCTGCTAACCACCGTCGGTAACAGCGCCTGGACCGGCACCGAGGACAACTGGCTCGACGGCCCCGCCGCCATGTGGTGGAGCCACGCCGACGCCCTCACCTACCGCTCATGGCTGCAACAGGGGGGACTGACAATCGTCGCCGAGGACTTCGTCCCGGAAGGCACCAGCGGACACGCCCTCTTTTGGGCACAGCGTCGACGGAGCTGA